GGGAACAATAATGCCTCGAAGATTGATCACCCCTTTTATAAAATCGGGCATGTTCGCTATCGTTGTTACCGAGTCATAACCTCTTATCTCCTGTACGGTCAAGATATCAATTCCGTACTCTTCTTCACCCAATGTGAAGGTTAAATAACCATTATCATCTGTACTGCTCATCTCATCGACAAAGCTGTTTGCAGACTCTTGTTCGTTTTGTGGCATGCTTTTCTCCTGCTCAATTAATCGCTTTCACTTACCAAACCTGCAACATCTAAAATTAGTGCAACACTGCCATCTCCCATAATAGTTGCCCCTGAAATACAAGGCACCGCATGAAAATTGGTTTCAAGGCTTTTTAGTACAACCTGTTGTTGCCCCTCTAACTGGTCAACCAATAACGCTATTTTTTTATTATTACTTTCTAGCAATACTAAAATGCCATCACTTGCCTCTTTAATGTCGGTCTGAATATTAAATAACTCATGTAATGCAAGCATCGGAATATAATCACCACGCACTTTAACTACCGTCCCAGTGCCATTAATTTTTTTTATATCTTGTGGTTGGGGTTGTAATGACTCAGATATAAAAGTCAGTGGGATAATATATATTTGCCCGGCAACAGAGATAGACATGCCATCTAAAATCGCCAAAGTAAGTGGTAAACGGATGGAGATAGTAGAGCCTTCACCTGCCTGAGAATATATCTCTACCTGCCCCCCCATGGAGTGAATATTTCGTTTAACAACATCCATTCCAACACCTCGTCCAGAAACATCAGTCACTTGGTCTGCGGTAGAAAAACCAGCTGAAAAAATAAGTTGGTAAACATCGTTGTCGGAGATATTTTCATCGACTTGTAATCCACGCTCTATTGCTTTGCTTAATATTTTATCTCGGTTTAAACCCGCACCATCATCACTGATATTAATCACGACATTACCACCTTCATAAAAAGCACTTAGGGTTATCGTGCCTGATTCAGGTTTACCATTAGCGATGCGCTCTTCAGGCATCTCAATTCCATGATCAATACTGTTTCTGATTAGATGAGTGAGCGGATCAGCAAGTTGCTCCACCAACCCTTTGTCTAACTCAGTTTCATCACCCACCATACGCAAATCAATTTTTTTGTTTAATTTATTTGAAAGGTCACGAACAACTCGCGGAAAACGCCCAAATACAAAACTGATTGGCATCATTCGAATCGACATTACAGACTCTTGAAGATCACGGGTATTGCGCTCTAATTGAGTGAGTCGATTTAGTAAAATATCGTGCTCAGATGGATCAAGGTTATTTGATATCTGCATCAGCATCGCTTGTGTAATCACCAGTTCGCCAACTTGGTTAATTAATTGATCAACTTTTTCAGTATTAACACGTATTGAAGTCTCAACCTGTGTGGCTGTTTTTGCAGCAGGACGCTTTTTTCGCTCCGGTGAAGTCATCACTTGCTTTACACTTTCTTTCTTTTCCTCTCGCCCATCCAAAAAACCATAGGCTTCGGTTTCAACTTCTTGATCATTGCTAACAGCAGTATCCTGCACAACTGAACTGTTCTCTATCAAGTCACTAACAGGAGCTTCATCATCACAAAACAGACCATAGCTATCATCATTACTTTCTAACGCGTTATCTTGCAAAGCAGCTGTTGCTTCATGCTCTTCAGGTTCAAACAAGCCAAAACATGCTTGCGGTTCGATATCATCATCAAAAAACCCAAAACTATCATCATCATCTGTTTCAATTAAATCGGTTACCAATATTGAATCGGGCTCTGCAATAAATGAGATAATATCTATCAGCTCTTCATTGCTTGAATGGCAGTTAGATAAGACTAATAGCCACTTTGTAAAACCTGCAACGACTTCGGAATGCTGTGTTAATGCGCCAAGGCTAGCCAACTCTTGCAATAGGTTCTCAGGGTTTTCATCATTATCAACCAAGAAAGAGATTTGTTTATCAGCTATTTCTTCCTCTGCAGTGAATGATGTTACTTCTTCAACGGAGGTCTCCGGAGGGCTTGATAGTTTTTGTAATTGATTGCAAACAGCTTCTATCAAGCTACTTTCAACAGGCTCTCCTCCCTCTTGATGTACCTCTTTCTGCTCAGCCAACACATCGCCAGCTTTTAAAAAAGCATCAATCATTTCAGTGGTTAGAGCGAGTTCCTCTTTGCGTAACTTATCCAGTAAAGTTTCAAGTATATGCGTCACCTGTGTCATATCTTCAAAACCAAAAATACCCGCCCCCCCTTTGATGGAGTGCGCGGCCCTAAAAATGGCATTAAGATCTTCGAGGTTTGGCTCATTGACATCAATATCAAGCAGCAATGATTCCATATTGGTTAGGTGCTCTGATACTTCTTCAAAAAATACAGCATTAAACTGTTGCATATCTATAGACATATCAATGACTCGCTCTTACATAATTGCCCAAGATATAAACTAGCCTAATACTTTAGAGGTTAATTCAAGAAGTTTTGCGGGATTAAAAGGTTTCACCATCCAGCCAGTGGCACCAGCGGCTTTACCTTTCGCTTTCATGTCAGACCCAGCCTCAGTGGTCAACATAACAATGGGTGTGCGTTGATAACCAGGTAATCCACGCAATGATTTAACCAGCGTAATACCATCCATTCTAGGCATATTTTGATCCGTTAATACGAAATCAAAACGGCTCTTTTTACACATATCAAACCCTTCTTGGCCATCTTTTGCCAACGAAACTTGATATTTTGCCGATAACAATGTCACCTCTACCATCTGGCGAATTGATACTGAGTCATCAACTACTAAAATATGCTTTGCCATTTATATTCCCTCTATTTACTATTCAAAAGAATTCTACTTCACCACCATCCATTGTTGATGATGAAACTGGGTTATGTGATTTCTCCTCTTTAGTGCGTTTATACTTTTCTACAATTTCATTTATCTCATCGGGAATATTTTCCCCTTTCATTGATTCTATTTCCTGCATCAGTCCATGTAACAAACCAATGTCGTCAGCAGTAAATTGCAAACTTTGAATGCTAATATCACCAAATTGCAAACCACGAAGTGCATTATGAACCGCATCAACTAACTGTGAGGCCAAACTATCAAGATTACGTGTCATTTCTAAATCATTATCTGCTTTATCAGACAGTTGTTTAATCGCAACGTTAAGCTCATCTTTTGAGTTATGTACATAATCGAGATCTTGAGAAGCGATATTTTTGACCTCTTTAGAAAGATCGGAAATTAACTCATTCATGGCACTCAACTGCTTCTGAATAGTATGGCTGACCTCTGTTGAGCTGTTTGAAAGGGAGCGGACTTCACCTGCAACTACCGCAAAACCTCGCCCAGCTTCTCCTGCTCGAGCGGCTTCAATAGCTGCATTTAGTGCAAGTAAATTAGTTTGTGAAGCAATCTGCTCTATCCCTTGTAGCGCTTTCATAACTCCCGGCATTTGTGCACTAATATGTTCAACTTTCTCTGATAGATAAACAGATTCATTGCCCATATTGCTGGCAATTTCTATAAAGTGATTAAGTGTGGAGGATGTTTTTTTGGCAAATTCAGCCATATCCATGTTGCTCTTAGCCACATTTTCATCTTCAACTCCAAGCAGTGAATGTAAATAACTCTGCTGTTGATCAAGTAATGATTGTATCGCCATGAATGCATCGGATAGTGTGCTGATAGCGCCCTTTTGTGTACCGATAAGATCAGATAAATCACTTTGATTATTACGTAAGCTACCTAGGCTTTGGTGTGCTAGCCCTTTAGCGCTTGATAATATTTTTTCACAACTTTCAATTTCATTAGAAGTTAAGTTTAAGCAACTATTAGCGTCAATCTTTAGTTGGGGCTGTTTCACGAGATAATGGCTTAACAATGTGGTGCTGAGGATGGCAACAATGATGACTACTTCAGAAGGAAAAAACTGCAATGCTATTAGCGAAGAAATCAAAATAATTGCTGTATAAAACAGCTTATTTAGCATCACTTTTTTTAACATATTCCACAGCCTTGATTTATTTAACAATTATTTAACTGTAGACACCTTTTTTAGATACTTAATATTTTATTTTTAATTGATTATCACAAGTTGATCAAGATCACTGCATAATAATAAGGCTAACTTGTATCACTCTAAGTCAATAGAGCGAATCGCTTTCTTTAAAAAATTGGAGTGATTCTGAAATTTAATACTGCTTTTTTTCCCTTTATGAGCATGTAATAGGCTTTCAACATTGACTAGCTCTTGAAATAACCACCCCCTTATCATCGAGTAATAGCGGCTATCCGTACCATAACGGTAAATAGTTTGAAGCGCTTCTTCATCGCGTTTTTTCAACGCAGATTGAAGCGCTTCTACCATTAAGCCTATTTGATAAGTTTGATCATTGAGTGTGCGAGAAGCCATGTCAGAAGATTGTGATGTAGCGGGACTACTTGAGGGGACGGTGGCATAAAGCGAACTTATAGTACACAGTGTAACTGCCAAAAAAGTAAATTTAAACAATTTGCGCACAGCAAGCTCCAAAGAAAAAGTAGAATGATTCAAAGGTTAATTTATCGTTAATTTAATGAGTAAACAATCAACATCGCGTCATCGCGGGAGGATAGTCGGATTTAAAATAACTATTTTATCGCTAACGCTTAATGCTAAGCGCATTAAATGTTAAATTATCACTCATTAGAAAAAGCGAGTAATTAAGATGATAATTAAAAAAGCGTGGCGAATATTAACCGTTGGCGATGGTGATCTATCATTTTCACATTCGTTGCTAACAAACCACCAGCCACGACATTTAACGGCGACGGTCTTTGATACCTTAGAAACAATGAGCAATAAGTACAGCGAAAATGCTTATCAAGCACTTCACAAAAAGGGAATCCCTTTATTATTCAATTTTGACGTTACCAATAAAGAAAGTTGGTCAACATTAGCAAAGCAGACTTTCGATGTGGTGATATTTCAGTTTCCCTTACTTCCAGGGTTTGCCTCTTTTGAAGAGTTTAATAAAACCGCTGCGCAAGCCAGTATTAATACTCTTAACCGTGCTTTACTTCGCACATTTTTGTTTAATGCCTTTGAACATTTTTTAGACCCACTAGGTGAACAACTTTGCTTTATTACTTCAAAGGATGTGAAACCATACCGCGAATGGAATATTGAAAATGCGTTACACCAGCAAAGTCATTTCAATTATTTAGGCTCTTCTCTATTTAATATTGATGACTTTCCTGACTATAAAGTACGAAATGTGGATCGTGATAAACATGTACGTGATACACAGGGAAGAACCTATGTATGGAGTACTCAAGCAACGCATCCTTTTCAGACTTTATTAGACAAAGCCGTTTATCAAGATAAGCAATGTTGCACCGCCTGCCGTGCAGGGCCTTTTACCACTGATCTTGATAGAGCTGAGCACAATGCTTCCAAGAAACACCGACAGATGCAAGAGTTTGAAGCCCAATGGCAGGCTTATTTAACTGAACATCAATGACACTTATTTATTTGACTGTAGTTTTTTAAAGGTCGCCAATTGCGCTTCGGTAGCGGGTAATTGATGATGTTCTTTCCACTGCGCATATGGCATACCATAAACAAGCTCTCTGGCTTGATCATAATCGAGTTCAACACCAATAGGAGTAGCCTCTGCTACCATCCATTTTGATAAGCAGTTACGACAAAAACCGGCAAGATTCATCAGCTCAATATTTTGTACGTCTTTGCGATTATCTAGGTGGCTTAATAAACGGCGAAAAGCAGCTGCTTCAAGTTGAGTTTTTTGATCTGGCGTCATGTAATTTCCTACTAAACTTTTAAAATTTACAACATGTTAACATCTATTTTAAGCTAATCGACTATAATTTATTACTGAACTTTATTATGGATATTTTATGCAATCAACCTCAAGTCAATCGCAAGGTTTACTGCTATTTAAGCTGTCTACATTGCAGAGTTTTGCACTCGGCACATTAAAAATTCAAGAGATAGTGCCTTATCAAAAATTAACTCAACTTCCTAATGCCGACAGTAATATTCTCGGTGCAGCGAGTATTCGAGGCCAAACCATTTCCATTATTGATATGGCAGCTGCTGTCGGTTATCCGCCAATTAGCGAGGAAGAAAAGCCAAATTGTGTGATCATTATTACCGATTGTAGCCGTCAGCATGTAGGTTTTTTAGTACGAAAAATAGAGAGAATTATTGAATGTAACTGGAAAAATATAGAGCCACCACCGAGCTCGCTTGGCCATAAAACTTATATTACCGGCATTACTCACTTTGAAAAAAAATTGATTCAACTACTGGATATTGAATTATTGCTATCACAAATTTTCCCCGATAATGATGATCATTCAGTTGAAATTAATGGTGTCCAAAAAGGCTTATTACAAAATGAACATATTTTACTTGTTGACGACTCAGCAGTTGCACGTAAACAATTAGAGGGAGCCTTAACGCGCATCGACGTGCCATTCAAAGTGTGTAAAAACGGCAATGATGCACTACAAGTAATGAAAGAGTGTGCTGAAAAAGAAGATCCTATCACTATTTTAGTCAGTGATATTGAAATGCCTGGATTGGATGGCTACGAATTAACCTTTGAAGTAAGAAGTGTTAAAGAGATAGCCGGCGCATACATTATTCTTCATACCTCTTTATCCAGCGAAATGAGTGTCGATAGAGCTCAGCAAGTAGGCGCAGATGATGCACTAACGAAATTTGCGGCACAATCACTGGTAGACGCCATGCTTAAAGGTGCTAAAAAGGCTTGAGTTCATTCAAGCCTTTTACTTTTTTTACCTTTACTTTTTCTGTTTATTTTCCCAGAAAAGCGCATTTTTAATACCTAGTTTTAACGGGTCAAAACTATACACCGGTCTATTTTCATTACGCTGACTTTCATAATCTTTCAATGCTTTCAGCGCTGGTCTGCCCATAAAGAAAATGATTAATAAGCCAACAATGTTTAACCAAGCCATTAATCCAACTCCTACATCACCTAGTCCCCAAGCAAGGTTTGCTGTTTTGATTGTGCCGTAAAACGTTGCAAACATCAGTGCTAATTTTAAGAAGAAGGTAAAATCAACAGAGCGTAAAGTACGGCGAATATAAGCCACATTTGTCTCTGCGATATAGTAATAAGCCAGAATGGTGGTAAAAGAGAAGAAAAATAATGCTAAGGCAATAAAAGGCTTACCTACTCCTGGTAATACCTTGTCGACCGCCATCTGTGTATATGCAGGACTGTTAGCGGCAATATCGGCAGCTACATTTTGCACCAGAAAACTTTCGCCCACACCATGTACGTTATAAGCACCAGTGATTAGAATAACAAACGCTGTCGCGCTACAAACAAATAAAGTATCAATATAAACAGAAAAGGCTTGTACCAACCCTTGCTGTGCAGGGTGTTCAACTTCTGCAGCAGCCGCCGCATGAGGCCCTGTACCTTGTCCAGCTTCATTTGAATAAACACCACGTTTAACGCCCCAACCAATCGCTGCACCAACACCTGCCATTGGCGTAAAGGCATCACCAACAATCATCATAAAGATACCGGGCAATTCATTAATATGTAATGCAATGATCACGCAGGCAATAATAATGTAAGCAAGTGCCATAAACGGAACAACAAACTGGGTAAAATTAGCGATACGTTTGACGCCACCAAAAATGATAAAACCTAAAAGTAAAACGAGGCCAGATGCCGTCGCTATTTTGGTTGCACTGACCAAGCCAAGACCAGTATCAATCATTTCACCGGGGCCAAAAGCGAGCTCTACAGCATTACCGATACTGTTTGATTGAATGCCCGGTAATAAAAATCCACAAGCAGTAATAGTCGCAAGCGCAAATAAAACCGCATACCATTTTTGACCTGTTATTTTTTCAATGTAATAAGCGGGACCACCACGATACTGACCGTTATCTACTTCTTTATATATCTGTGCTAACGTAGACTCTATATATGCGGTCGAAGCGCCTAAAAAGGCAACCACCCACATCCAAAAAACAGCACCAGGACCACCAAAACCAATCGCGGCGGCCACTCCTGCAATATTACCAGTGCCGACACGACCCGAAAGTGAAACAGCTAGGGCTTGAAAAGAGGAGATACCATGTTCAGATTTTCTCCCAGACAAAAGTAGCTGCCACATTTCACGAATTAATCGTACTTGTACAAAGCGCGTCTGGATTGAATAAAACAACCCAGCGGCTAGGCATAAATAGATAAGCGCAGGGCTCCAAATAATGCCATTTAAAAAATTTACTATCTCTTCCAAGTGATACTCCTTATTTATCCATTTTTATTGCAAGCAAAAGTAACACTCTATGTAGGGTTTATCAAAACCCACTCTCTGTATTTAACTACCAGAGCACGGTTTATTTAATACATTTAAAATTTGACACTGCATCGCCTCTCCTGAGCAACAACTTTGCACAACTGATTGCAGCTCATCTGCCAATAATTGTAGCTGCTTGATTTTTTGTCGAACATCCTGCAAGTGTCGAACAGCAATATCATGCGCTTCATGTTCAATATGATTTTTACAGGTTTGTAAATGAATCAATTGACGAATCTCATCCAAACTAAACCCTAATGCACGGCAGTGTCTGACGAAATTGAGCCTTTGCAGATGATCTTCATTGTAGCGACGTTGATTGCCTTCACTGCGACCAGCCATAGGTAAAATATTGATCTCTTCGTAATAACGAATAGTAGGGATTTTACACCCCGTTTTAGTGGCGAGTTGCCCAATACTGTAAATAGCCATTACACACCTTTTAAAAATAATACTTGAACCTCAAGTAACTAGAGGTTTTATACTTGAACATATTGTTACTTATAAGGAAAGAAAAATGGCTGGATGTTGTGGAGGACACTCAAATTTTGATGGCATGAGTCAAGCCTATAAGCGTATCTTATGGTGGGTGATTGCGATTAATGGAGTGATGTTTTTAGTTGAAATGAGTGCAGGAATCAGCGCACAGTCTCAAGCCCTGCAGGCCGATGCGTTAGACTTTTTAGGAGATACCTTAACCTATGGCATTAGTTTGTGGGCCATTGGAAAGTCCCTTAACCTACGAAGTAATGTGGCGCTGTTTAAAGGCTATAGTTTATTGATTATGGCACTTTGGGTCTTTGCATCCACGCTGTACCGTTTTTTAGTCACTAATAGCCCAGATGCGATGACCATGGGTACGATTGCCCTACTCGCTTTTAGTGCAAACTTAATCAGTGTATTACTGCTCATGCGCTATAAAGATGGCGATGCAAACGTTCGTTCTGTCTGGCTTTGTAGTCGTAACGATGCCATTGGTAATTTAGTCGTGCTTATCGCGGCCTCTGGAGTTTGGGTGACAGAGAGTGCACTTCCTGATTTGGTAGTTGCCTTTATATTAGCAAGCCTGTTTCTCTCTTCGGCTTGGCAAATTATTCAACAAGCTAAAAAAGAGAAAAAACAGGCAATATCTAATAATCTCCATTCTGGTTAATAGAAGCTTTATCGTATTTTGAACCAAAGAGTGGTGATTTTTAATATGCTGTGCAATTTTTGCCTAATTCAAAACGAATTAGGCAAAACTAAGGTTAAATAGCCCGAATACAGCCTTTACCCGCTTGTTTGGCTAAATAAACGCCCTCATCGGCCATCTTCATTAACTCATCAATGTGATGCATCGATTGATGACGAGTCGCGACGCCAATACTGATACTTCCGAGCCATTGCCCGTCGCCAACGCTCACCGTTAACTCTTTAACTGCATTAGATAGGAGCTGCGCAATATGCATTGCACCG
This region of Psychromonas sp. psych-6C06 genomic DNA includes:
- a CDS encoding chemotaxis protein CheW, giving the protein MSIDMQQFNAVFFEEVSEHLTNMESLLLDIDVNEPNLEDLNAIFRAAHSIKGGAGIFGFEDMTQVTHILETLLDKLRKEELALTTEMIDAFLKAGDVLAEQKEVHQEGGEPVESSLIEAVCNQLQKLSSPPETSVEEVTSFTAEEEIADKQISFLVDNDENPENLLQELASLGALTQHSEVVAGFTKWLLVLSNCHSSNEELIDIISFIAEPDSILVTDLIETDDDDSFGFFDDDIEPQACFGLFEPEEHEATAALQDNALESNDDSYGLFCDDEAPVSDLIENSSVVQDTAVSNDQEVETEAYGFLDGREEKKESVKQVMTSPERKKRPAAKTATQVETSIRVNTEKVDQLINQVGELVITQAMLMQISNNLDPSEHDILLNRLTQLERNTRDLQESVMSIRMMPISFVFGRFPRVVRDLSNKLNKKIDLRMVGDETELDKGLVEQLADPLTHLIRNSIDHGIEMPEERIANGKPESGTITLSAFYEGGNVVINISDDGAGLNRDKILSKAIERGLQVDENISDNDVYQLIFSAGFSTADQVTDVSGRGVGMDVVKRNIHSMGGQVEIYSQAGEGSTISIRLPLTLAILDGMSISVAGQIYIIPLTFISESLQPQPQDIKKINGTGTVVKVRGDYIPMLALHELFNIQTDIKEASDGILVLLESNNKKIALLVDQLEGQQQVVLKSLETNFHAVPCISGATIMGDGSVALILDVAGLVSESD
- a CDS encoding response regulator; translation: MAKHILVVDDSVSIRQMVEVTLLSAKYQVSLAKDGQEGFDMCKKSRFDFVLTDQNMPRMDGITLVKSLRGLPGYQRTPIVMLTTEAGSDMKAKGKAAGATGWMVKPFNPAKLLELTSKVLG
- a CDS encoding methyl-accepting chemotaxis protein, whose translation is MLKKVMLNKLFYTAIILISSLIALQFFPSEVVIIVAILSTTLLSHYLVKQPQLKIDANSCLNLTSNEIESCEKILSSAKGLAHQSLGSLRNNQSDLSDLIGTQKGAISTLSDAFMAIQSLLDQQQSYLHSLLGVEDENVAKSNMDMAEFAKKTSSTLNHFIEIASNMGNESVYLSEKVEHISAQMPGVMKALQGIEQIASQTNLLALNAAIEAARAGEAGRGFAVVAGEVRSLSNSSTEVSHTIQKQLSAMNELISDLSKEVKNIASQDLDYVHNSKDELNVAIKQLSDKADNDLEMTRNLDSLASQLVDAVHNALRGLQFGDISIQSLQFTADDIGLLHGLMQEIESMKGENIPDEINEIVEKYKRTKEEKSHNPVSSSTMDGGEVEFF
- a CDS encoding class I SAM-dependent methyltransferase, with translation MIIKKAWRILTVGDGDLSFSHSLLTNHQPRHLTATVFDTLETMSNKYSENAYQALHKKGIPLLFNFDVTNKESWSTLAKQTFDVVIFQFPLLPGFASFEEFNKTAAQASINTLNRALLRTFLFNAFEHFLDPLGEQLCFITSKDVKPYREWNIENALHQQSHFNYLGSSLFNIDDFPDYKVRNVDRDKHVRDTQGRTYVWSTQATHPFQTLLDKAVYQDKQCCTACRAGPFTTDLDRAEHNASKKHRQMQEFEAQWQAYLTEHQ
- a CDS encoding DUF1244 domain-containing protein: MTPDQKTQLEAAAFRRLLSHLDNRKDVQNIELMNLAGFCRNCLSKWMVAEATPIGVELDYDQARELVYGMPYAQWKEHHQLPATEAQLATFKKLQSNK
- a CDS encoding chemotaxis protein, which codes for MQSTSSQSQGLLLFKLSTLQSFALGTLKIQEIVPYQKLTQLPNADSNILGAASIRGQTISIIDMAAAVGYPPISEEEKPNCVIIITDCSRQHVGFLVRKIERIIECNWKNIEPPPSSLGHKTYITGITHFEKKLIQLLDIELLLSQIFPDNDDHSVEINGVQKGLLQNEHILLVDDSAVARKQLEGALTRIDVPFKVCKNGNDALQVMKECAEKEDPITILVSDIEMPGLDGYELTFEVRSVKEIAGAYIILHTSLSSEMSVDRAQQVGADDALTKFAAQSLVDAMLKGAKKA
- a CDS encoding alanine/glycine:cation symporter family protein, coding for MEEIVNFLNGIIWSPALIYLCLAAGLFYSIQTRFVQVRLIREMWQLLLSGRKSEHGISSFQALAVSLSGRVGTGNIAGVAAAIGFGGPGAVFWMWVVAFLGASTAYIESTLAQIYKEVDNGQYRGGPAYYIEKITGQKWYAVLFALATITACGFLLPGIQSNSIGNAVELAFGPGEMIDTGLGLVSATKIATASGLVLLLGFIIFGGVKRIANFTQFVVPFMALAYIIIACVIIALHINELPGIFMMIVGDAFTPMAGVGAAIGWGVKRGVYSNEAGQGTGPHAAAAAEVEHPAQQGLVQAFSVYIDTLFVCSATAFVILITGAYNVHGVGESFLVQNVAADIAANSPAYTQMAVDKVLPGVGKPFIALALFFFSFTTILAYYYIAETNVAYIRRTLRSVDFTFFLKLALMFATFYGTIKTANLAWGLGDVGVGLMAWLNIVGLLIIFFMGRPALKALKDYESQRNENRPVYSFDPLKLGIKNALFWENKQKK
- a CDS encoding helix-turn-helix domain-containing protein, translated to MAIYSIGQLATKTGCKIPTIRYYEEINILPMAGRSEGNQRRYNEDHLQRLNFVRHCRALGFSLDEIRQLIHLQTCKNHIEHEAHDIAVRHLQDVRQKIKQLQLLADELQSVVQSCCSGEAMQCQILNVLNKPCSGS
- a CDS encoding cation diffusion facilitator family transporter, which translates into the protein MAGCCGGHSNFDGMSQAYKRILWWVIAINGVMFLVEMSAGISAQSQALQADALDFLGDTLTYGISLWAIGKSLNLRSNVALFKGYSLLIMALWVFASTLYRFLVTNSPDAMTMGTIALLAFSANLISVLLLMRYKDGDANVRSVWLCSRNDAIGNLVVLIAASGVWVTESALPDLVVAFILASLFLSSAWQIIQQAKKEKKQAISNNLHSG